One genomic window of Oncorhynchus kisutch isolate 150728-3 linkage group LG26, Okis_V2, whole genome shotgun sequence includes the following:
- the mcm3ap gene encoding germinal-center associated nuclear protein isoform X3: MFQAFRQEGSTNPPQNVAFRQTATFGQPSAFSQPSVFGQSPAFGQTPSLGQDSVFGQSGGLGQASGQTSTFSSISQPPAFGQSSLGQGSSGFSGAPPPSYGQATGQIQSSGFGQMPAFGQSAAFGQPPAYGHQQAPAFGLSSGISQASSVPTTTTTAGSAQSLSFGQSPFGQPPPSATTTSFATAQSVVQSGGFSTSEFSFKPSNEVLFKPIFSASPEPANPQPASASEQPFGGTTTTQPSFSTKDSSGPASSGFSLLTGAKSGPLGFSFSQPAVAPSISASIATTSLAQKDPLSIGSGRSLQFTFSQPSALSSTNSSSSTAAPQPAPVPSSPSSFSFSTKVLQSQPAPPMSLFGGVGFGQTSTFGDLKTEAQAEEKVGDNESTREVTVLGRLGKGTKRKEEPVSPKAASRKPAQSEDAQAEARADLPRHPSKRPLLRSSRGPVGGLFSRAMSGIMKSTANSVRRDPVKEEQQPPGWGEGERADTQAPISLRPATPPSAQAPTREVLEKAEATGSVEAPDPGAETKTPARRRQRSESTDSLGGMSPNDATILQCKSIPLNLNKKNVIEKHFGRFGKVCRVYCRPHKNLAIVHFQDHASAAKAKKKGKMLHRQEIVIFWQRKKHSPGKKGDRAPEGEEEERDRDNQVSDTSLGGFQSSSPLRKPLPRAPALSSTVNLSRSSPVKKPSIAKSLQFESEPQQDSSSEGQSSERPVPSSLLHLIGQLAETAEEKYRFLEQRDKILRAGRPKRTDLELSFFVGTCPDMCPEKERYMRETRNQLSCFEVVPDTERVDHVAAIKEYSRSSADQEEPLPYELRPLPVLSMTMDYLVTQIMDQGHDNYRDWYDFVWNRTRGIRKDITQQHLCDPLTVSLIEKCTRFHVHCAHHLCQEHMMTFDAKINNENMTKCLQSLKEMYQDLSTRGVYCPQEAEFRQYNVLLKLDVGDVLREVQQFRDEVRNSPEVKFAVQAFAALNSNNFVRFFKLVKSASYLAGCLLHRYFNQVRGKALRTLNNAHTAGSQRSTIFPLEDLVRMLMFEDDAEATDFIQQFGLNVSGGLVELSRTAWQEPDLNLPQVKSDVIMAKRAVLIGEVVNGGPLPNPPQHAPVCSFDAHNKYWGEGPLAEPTLFRSSPVAVTVPAFTLQRPEVKAQPAVELQPQNKPVMLLAEPRLFGDLPPPYPGLATATEPAQPLQGTDETGEPEPAQLTVQVHPAADLQQQLFQPIDVAQTQPVRPPSPPPKPEPIYSDEDILAELECVVEEVLEAVVQEVASAGADYAAAALSASSVHMEAVVSEVVEQMLWEVSTAEVQAERQRLAEEKRRIEEARRKQEHEVFLAQFSDSLCSEISQEVLTECIQETAASEIQLAIEEEAACVARCSEEVCSFLVEETLDKEIFLMVEDILEAELQRIQKYIKRWRDVVAVRRQLKRQMRGFPAAPCCVDPRYKLKALAPSAPSQPSMDCLARGMVNLGNAGYMALSSTRLLKMRQEAIHQMRVHFYYQQLLNESVWTPLDMPTLVVENVPNPPDRIFWKATLLLPSDHESVASIADRILTDWLETKFGIGESANDTEKEQEGTLRTLCITNGLREAGEKTHKVHISIKASRGPLSEEGLSNLEEGQELQGTGALLMLLPAPSPGSEDQDVPMLSALLQLKQLQQANIWDCSLPLAILVPGPHNTQKLEEDLMLQTLVEDGLISEHVFVHIPETTSDLQGSEQVSQAVRWLLARAPVPALLSSQTLVHFVEAGLGREFSARLYSHRQDRAGAGLAGQHPAPVIKLYNAVLAFLADLVSSQYLSSLSWPPGEFALPETRDLVPHLGWNSPQHLAWLRTAVVSLQIPSWDIPANTASWPQLCSAIFQYAGQIPTSRHSQPLLMSRLENLLERVRCSTAGAQDHWEEEGPSFQQVPWDEVVALCIDHKLKDWQPPDSPVCDDSGGAVPDAVTEDGEVLVYFPKEGLKGFQPPAEWTEAVSLTHREKQQETQGASPGGLAALSPFFRASPGGLAALPPLRQKLFRSLVDRPDRFAPCHTLDITHTPSLRDLLPHKVLHGLQEERAHSQRCEEQLQRWLEVEPLDSLSMPLFMPSSLLSMTNIMTPIRTSGGASTATQEAESEDPLEKAERDWLKGAPVSMAQRLKELDRLLLASREEELACGLKLNSLLNIVED, translated from the exons ATGTTCCAGGCCTTCAGACAGGAGGGTTCTACCAACCCTCCACAGAATGTAGCATTTAGGCAAACTGCAACATTCGGGCAACCGTCTGCCTTCAGTCAGCCTTCAGTCTTTGGTCAGTCTCCGGCATTTGGGCAGACGCCTTCGCTTGGACAAGACTCTGTTTTTGGGCAAAGTGGAGGACTAGGTCAGGCGTCAGGGCAGACCTCGACATTCTCTTCAATAAGTCAGCCTCCAGCCTTCGGTCAGTCCTCATTGGGGCAGGGTAGCTCTGGGTTTAGTGGTGCTCCCCCGCCATCGTATGGTCAGGCCACCGGACAGATTCAGAGTTCTGGGTTTGGACAGATGCCTGCTTTTGGACAGAGCGCTGCCTTTGGGCAGCCACCTGCATACGGGCATCAGCAGGCCCCGGCATTCGGCCTCTCCTCTGGGATCTCCCAAGCTTCCTCTGTCCCCACAACTACCACCACCGCAGGGTCGGCACAGTCTTTGAGTTTTGGCCAGTCGCCCTTTGGCCAGCCGCCACCCAGCGCTACGACCACCTCCTTTGCTACAGCTCAGAGCGTTGTCCAGAGTGGAGGCTTCAGCACGTCAGAATTCAGCTTCAAGCCGTCCAACGAGGTGCTGTTTAAGCCCATCTTCAGTGCCAGCCCAGAGCCGGCTAACCCCCAGCCCGCCTCTGCATCCGAGCAGCCCTTCGGtggcaccaccaccacccagcccTCTTTCAGCACCAAGGACAGCAGTGGACCAGCCAGCTCAGGCTTCTCTCTCCTGACCGGAGCCAAGAGTGGCCCGCTTGGCTTCAGCTTCTCCCAGCCGGCGGTGGCCCCCTCCATCTCCGCTTCCATTGCCACTACCAGCCTGGCCCAGAAAGACCCTCTCAGCATAGGCTCTGGAAGGAGCCTGCAGTTCACATTCTCCCAGCCATCCGCTCTCTCCAGCACTAACTCCAGCTCCAGCACCGCTGCCCCCCAACCAGCTCCGGTCCCCAGCAGCCCCTCCTCCTTCAGCTTCTCTACCAAAGTCCTCCAGTCCCAGCCCGCGCCCCCAATGTCCCTGTTTGGAGGAGTCGGCTTCGGCCAGACTTCTACATTCGGAGACCTCAAAACCGAGGCCCAAGCCGAGGAGAAAGTTGGCGATAATGAGAGCACCAGGGAAGTGACCGTGTTGGGGAGACTTGGAAAAGGAACTAAGCGGAAGGAGGAGCCAGTGAGTCCCAAAGCCGCTTCAAGGAAGCCTGCCCAATCAGAGGACGCCCAAGCTGAAGCCAGAGCTGACTTACCCAGACACCCCTCCAAACGGCCTCTCCTGAGGTCCTCCCGCGGCCCCGTGGGTGGACTCTTCTCCAGGGCAATGAGTGGCATTATGAAATCCACAGCCAACTCAGTGAGGAGGGACCCTGTGAAGGAGGAGCAGCAGCCTCCaggatggggggagggggagagagcagacaCACAAGCTCCCATCAGTCTCAGACCCGCTACTCCTCCCAGTGCTCAGGCCCCCACCAGAGAGGTTCTGGAGAAAGCAGAGGCGACTG GTTCGGTGGAAGCCCCCGACCCAGGCGCTGAGACCAAGACCCCAGCTAGGAGAAGGCAGCGCAGCGAGAGCACGGACAGCCTGGGGGGCATGTCCCCCAACGACGCCACTATCCTCCAGTGCAAGAGCATCCCACTCAACCTCAACAAAAAGAACGTCATAGAAAAGCACTTTGGCCGCTTCGGGAAAGTCTGCCGGGTCTACTGCCGACCCCATAAGAACCTGGCTATCGTCCACTTCCAAGACCAC GCATCAGCAGCAAAGGCAAAGAAGAAGGGTAAAATGCTGCACAGACAGGAAATTGTTATCTTCTGGCAGAGGAAGAAACACA GCCCGGGGAAGAAAGGCGATCGAGccccagagggagaggaggaagaaagggaCAGGGACAACCAGGTTTCAGACACCAGTCTGGGGGGcttccagtcctcctctccactgAGGAAGCCACTCCCCAGAGCCCCTGCCCTCAGCAGCACTGTCAACCTCAGCAGGAG CTCCCCAGTGAAGAAGCCGTCCATAGCCAAGTCCCTGCAGTTTGAAAGCGAGCCCCAGCAGGACAGCAGCTCCGAGGGCCAGAGCTCTGAGCGCCCCgtgccctcctccctcctccacctgaTTGGCCAGCTGGCTGAGACAGCCGAGGAGAAGTACCGCTTCCTGGAGCAGAGGGACAAGATCTTGCGAGCTG GGCGGCCCAAACGGACAGACCTGGAGCTGTCTTTCTTTGTGGGGACATGCCCAGACATGTGCCCCGAGAAGGAGCGCTACATGAGGGAGACACGCAACCAGCTCAGTTGCTTTGAGGTCGTCCCAGACACTGAGAGG GTGGACCACGTGGCGGCCATCAAGGAGTACAGCAGGTCGTCGGCGGACCAGGAGGAGCCCCTCCCCTACGAGCTGCGGCCCCTCCCCGTGCTTAGCATGACCATGGACTACCTCGTCACCCAGATCATGGACCAGGGCCACGACAACTACCGCGACTGGTACGACTTTGTGTGGAACAGGACCCGCGGCATCCGTAAG GACATCACCCAGCAGCACCTGTGCGACCCGCTGACAGTGTCGCTGATCGAGAAGTGCACCCGCTTCCATGTGCACTGTGCCCACCACCTGTGCCAGGAGCACATGATGACGTTCGACGCCAAGATCAACAACGAGAACATGACCAAGTGCCTGCAGAGCCTGAAGGAGATGTACCAGGACCTGTCCACCAGGGGTGTCTACTGCCCCCAGGAGGCTGAGTTTCGCCAGTACAACGTGCTTCTCAAACTAGACGTTGGGGACGTCCTCCG TGAGGTGCAGCAGTTCAGGGACGAGGTGCGCAACTCTCCAGAGGTGAAATTTGCCGTGCAGGCATTCGCAGCTCTCAACAGCAACAACTTCGTACGCTTCTTCAAGCTGGTGAAGTCTGCCTCCTACCTGGCGGGCTGCCTATTGCACAGATACTTCAACCAG gtgagggGCAAGGCCCTGAGGACCCTGAATAACGCCCACACAGCGGGCTCTCAGAGGTCCACCATCTTCCCCCTGGAGGATCTGGTGCGCATGCTCATGTTCGAAGACGACGCTGAGGCCACAGACTTCATCCAGCAATTCGGCCTCAACGTTAGTGGCGG CTTGGTGGAACTGAGCCGCACGGCCTGGCAGGAGCCAGACCTGAACCTACCCCAAGTGAAGTCAGATGTCATCATGGCCAAGAGGGCTGTGCTAATTGGGGAGGTGGTAAACGGAGGACCACTGCCCAACCCGCCCCAACATGCCCCCGTCTGCAGCTTCGACGCCCACAACAAGTACTGGGGGGAGGGTCCGCTGGCAGAACCCACACTCTTCAGGAGCAGCCCGGTGGCTGTAACGG TGCCAGCCTTCACCCTGCAGAGGCCAGAAGTCAAGGCCCAGCCGGCGGTTGAGCTCCAGCCGCAGAACAAACCTGTCATGCTGCTGGCAGAGCCACGACTCTTCGGGGATCTTCCACCACCGTACCCCGGCCTTGCCACTGCCACCGAGCCTGCCCAGCCATTGCAGGGCACAGATGAGACAGGGGAACCAGAGCCCGCCCAACTCACTGTCCAGGTCCACCCTGCAGCAGATCTCCAACAGCAACTGTTCCAGCCCATTGATGTTGCCCAGACCCAGCCTGTCAGACCCCCCTCGCCCCCGCCAAAACCTGAGCCAATCTACTCTGACGag GACATCCTGGCAGAACTggagtgtgtggtagaggaggtgCTGGAGGCGGTGGTGCAGGAGGTTGCCAGCGCTGGGGCCGACTACGCTGCAGCCGCTCTTAG TGCGAGCAGTGTCCACATGGAGGCGGTGGTGAGCGAGGTGGTGGAGCAGATGCTTTGGGAGGTGTCCACAGCCGAGGTCCAAGCAGAGCGACAGAGACTCGCCGAGGAAAAACGCAGGATAGAGGAAGCCAG GAGAAAGCAGGAGCACGAAGTCTTCCTGGCCCAGTTTAGTGACTCTCTCTGTTCTGAGATAAGCCAAGAGGTCTTGACCGAGTGTATCCAGGAGACTGCCGCCTCCGAGATCCA GTTAGCCATAGAGGAGGAGGCAGCATGTGTGGCGCGCTGTTCTGAGGAGGTGTGCAGCTTCCTGGTGGAGGAGACCCTGGATAAAGAGATATTCCTCATGGTGGAAGACATCCTGGAGGCGGAGCTACAGCGTATACAGAAGTACATTAAGAG GTGGCGCGACGTGGTGGCGGTACGCAGGCAGCTAAAGAGACAGATGCGGGGCTTCCCTGCCGCCCCCTGCTGTGTGGACCCCCGCTACAAGCTCAAAGCCCTGGCTCCCAGTGCCCCCTCCCAGCCCTCTATGGACTGTCTGGCCAGGGGCATGGTCAACCTGGGCAATGCCGGCTACATGGCCCTGTCCAGCACCAG GTTGCTAAAGATGAGACAAGAAGCAATCCATCAGATGCGAGTCCACTTCTACTACCAGCAGCTGTTGAA TGAGTCAGTGTGGACTCCTCTAGACATGCCTACGCTGGTGGTTGAGAACGTTCCTAACCCACCTGACAGAATCTTCTGGAAGGCCACCCTGCTGTTGCCCAGCGACCACGAGAGTGTTGCCAGCATTGCCGACAG gatcctgacagactggctgGAGACGAAGTTTGGCATAGGTGAAAGTGCAAACGACACCGAGAAGGAGCAGGAGGGGACACTGAGGACTCTCTGCATCACCAACGGACTCAGGGAAGCAGGAGAGAAGACTCACAAAGTACACATCAGCATCAAG GCATCTCGGGGCCCGCTGAGTGAAGAGGGCCTGTCCAATTTGGAGGAGGGCCAGGAGCTCCAGGGTACAGGGGCCCTGCTGATGCTGCTGCCTGCCCCCAGCCCAGGCAGCGAGGACCAGGACGTGCCCATGCTCTCCGCTCTGCTCCAGCTCAAACAGCTCCAGCAGGCCAACATCTGGGACTGCTCGCTGCCCCTTGCCATATTGGTGCCTGGCCCCCACAACACACAGAAACTGGAGGAAG ACCTGATGCTCCAGACGTTAGTTGAAGACGGTCTGATATCAGAACACGTGTTCGTCCACATCCCAGAGACCACCAGTGACCTACAGGGCTCAGAGCAG GTGAGCCAAGCGGTACGCTGGCTCTTGGCACGCGCCCCAGTGcccgccctcctctcctcccagaccCTGGTGCACTTCGTGGAGGCCGGGCTAGGCCGCGAGTTCAGTGCCCGCCTCTACAGCCACCGGCAGGACCGGGCGGGGGCAGGGCTGGCGGGCCAACACCCAGCCCCTGTCATTAAACTCTACAATGCTGTGCTGGCATTCCTGGCTGACCTAGTGTCTTCCCAGTACCTCTCCAGCCTGTCCTGGCCTCCGGGGGAGTTCGCCCTGCCTGAGACCCGGGACTTGGTGCCACACCTGGGTTGGAACTCTCCCCAACACCTGGCCTGGCTCCGGACGGCTGTAGTCAGCTTGCAGATACCCAGCTGGGACATTCCCGCTAACACAG CCTCCTGGCCCCAGCTGTGTTCCGCCATCTTCCAGTACGCCGGCCAGATCCCAACTTCACGCCACAGCCAGCCCCTCCTCATGTCTCGTCTGGAGAACCTCCTGGAGAGGGTGCGCTGTTCTACGGCTGGAGCCCAGGACCACTGGGAGGAGGAGGGCCCATCCTTCCAGCAGGTCCCCTGGGACGAGGTGGTGGCTCTCTGCATAGACCATAAGCTGAAGGACTGGCAACCCCCTGACAGCCCAGTTTGTGATG ACTCCGGTGGTGCTGTTCCAGATGCAGTGACAGAAGATGGAGAGGTCCTGGTCTACTTCCCCAAGGAGGGACTGAAGGGCTTCCAGCCCCCGGCAGAGTGGACGGAGGCGGTCAgcctcacacacagagagaagcagCAGGAGACACAGGG AGCCAGTCCAGGAGGCCTCgcagctctctctcccttcttcagAGCCAGTCCAGGAGGCCTCGcagctctccctcctctcagacAGAAGCTGTTCCGGAGCCTGGTGGATCGTCCGGACCGCTTTGCCCCCTGCCACACTCTGGACATCACACACACCCCCTCACTCCGGGACCTGCTGCCCCACAAGGTCCTCCACGGTCTCCAGGAGGAGAGGGCACACAGCCAGAGGTGTGAGGAACAGCTGCAGCGCTGGCTAGAGGTAGAGCCCTTGgactctctctccatgcccctcTTCATGCCCTCTAGCCTGCTCTCCATGACTAACATCATGACCCCCATACGTACTTCTGGTGGTGCGTCCACTGCTACACAG GAGGCAGAATCAGAAGACCCTTTGGAGAAAGCAGAGCGCGATTGGCTCAAGGGTGCTCCTGTATCCATGGCGCAGCGCCTGAAGGAATTGGATAGGCTTTTATTAGCCAGTCGAGAGGAGGAGCTTGCGTGCGGGCTCAAGCTGAACAGCTTATTGAACATCGTCGAGGACTGA